Proteins from one Candidatus Melainabacteria bacterium genomic window:
- a CDS encoding DUF4935 domain-containing protein translates to MHVAIDTNILRKDFLLKKVDLDILFKYLRETNSKLIIPRIVIEEIIGKHNDLLNEASNSLQSAKNKLAEAGHVLERLVKN, encoded by the coding sequence ATGCATGTTGCAATAGATACAAATATTCTGCGTAAAGACTTCTTGTTGAAGAAGGTAGATTTGGATATTTTGTTTAAATATTTGAGAGAAACTAATTCTAAACTTATAATTCCAAGAATAGTAATAGAAGAAATCATTGGGAAACATAATGATTTGCTTAATGAGGCTTCAAATAGTTTGCAATCTGCTAAAAATAAACTGGCTGAAGCTGGACATGTATTAGAACGACTT
- a CDS encoding AAA family ATPase — MQSENFTNKQLKIINKVNAFAKANLYALPGEPDKKFPLNDLVKINFPTKENQRVSYDVRDYPDRMLLPEFFKKYPNSNIIKLNSNGFLSVVIDIDKKDGKFSNEALAITELLKDYPTYVVETPSGGLHYHYIIDPARPLVGRIIGYKEGVDIILDGGTPLPPSTAWSDKLGAVGEYTERDPIEINPPTLFPYEVFPDLIDTPENREKHGQEKKVRIQEQLDKGEIAEYRNDTFHHLSVALNSKFPKNPSLVWDIVKWLYDNRTKKEGFSLNELETTFKSALNGKVVAEAREYVQEEINKDVEKFGDPPVVFWNQLKDYDIPETSFLVTNLIVEKGINYIYGKPGVCKTWLAQYLALCIARGIPAFGKFLTKQCKILFVDKDNDPYQMKLRVGSLGGLETDQVAFYLDSGLFRVENEESVKRLIACIKEHKFGLVVFDTARDIHKGEEDSSTEINKLNQVFKRIIQAGCAVLVISHTKKGEGGDLIDLLRGSSALGGAAASMIHVSQPNESTVILQMGKCRYVKKIPPIELNILQNNNGITGFEYKGVAKIEPIKKSKDELAEHILKLVKGFPAPGLTRKDLIQALQKNGKPSESTIDRRVNDLEVEGLIKKDDEGNVMFRQNTS, encoded by the coding sequence ATGCAATCTGAAAACTTTACAAACAAACAATTAAAAATTATTAACAAAGTAAATGCATTTGCAAAGGCAAATTTATATGCTTTGCCTGGTGAACCCGATAAAAAATTCCCACTTAACGACTTAGTTAAAATAAACTTTCCAACAAAGGAAAACCAACGAGTATCTTATGATGTGAGAGATTATCCAGATAGGATGCTGTTACCTGAGTTTTTCAAGAAGTATCCAAATTCCAACATAATTAAACTTAATAGCAATGGTTTTCTTAGCGTAGTAATTGATATTGATAAAAAAGATGGGAAGTTTTCTAATGAAGCTCTTGCAATTACAGAATTACTAAAAGATTACCCGACTTATGTAGTAGAAACTCCTAGTGGTGGTCTTCATTACCATTACATAATTGATCCAGCTAGACCTTTAGTTGGAAGGATTATTGGTTATAAAGAAGGTGTTGATATTATTCTTGATGGTGGTACTCCTCTGCCTCCTTCAACAGCTTGGTCAGATAAGCTAGGTGCTGTAGGTGAATATACAGAAAGAGATCCTATAGAAATAAATCCGCCAACTTTATTTCCATATGAAGTATTTCCAGATTTAATTGATACTCCTGAAAATAGGGAAAAACATGGTCAAGAAAAAAAAGTTAGAATACAAGAGCAACTTGATAAAGGAGAAATTGCGGAGTATAGAAATGACACCTTCCACCACCTTTCAGTTGCTCTTAATTCAAAGTTTCCTAAAAATCCTAGCCTTGTGTGGGATATTGTCAAATGGCTATATGATAACCGCACTAAAAAAGAAGGTTTCTCGCTGAATGAGCTTGAAACTACTTTTAAAAGTGCACTTAATGGAAAGGTTGTTGCTGAAGCAAGAGAATATGTGCAAGAGGAAATTAACAAAGATGTTGAGAAGTTTGGTGATCCACCTGTAGTATTTTGGAATCAGTTAAAAGATTACGATATTCCTGAGACATCTTTCCTTGTAACCAATTTAATTGTTGAAAAAGGAATTAATTATATTTATGGTAAGCCTGGTGTGTGCAAAACATGGCTAGCTCAGTACCTTGCACTTTGTATTGCAAGGGGTATTCCTGCATTTGGCAAATTTTTAACTAAACAATGCAAGATATTGTTTGTTGATAAAGACAATGACCCATACCAAATGAAACTAAGAGTTGGATCTCTTGGAGGACTTGAGACAGATCAAGTAGCTTTTTACTTAGATTCAGGTCTTTTTAGGGTTGAAAATGAGGAATCTGTAAAAAGATTAATTGCTTGCATTAAAGAGCATAAGTTTGGGTTAGTTGTTTTTGATACAGCTAGAGATATTCACAAAGGCGAAGAAGATTCTTCTACTGAAATAAATAAACTCAACCAAGTATTTAAAAGGATAATACAAGCAGGGTGTGCAGTTCTTGTAATAAGCCACACAAAAAAAGGCGAAGGCGGTGACCTTATTGATCTGCTTAGAGGTTCAAGTGCATTAGGAGGAGCTGCTGCAAGTATGATCCATGTCAGTCAACCAAATGAAAGTACGGTGATATTACAAATGGGTAAGTGCAGATATGTTAAAAAGATACCACCTATTGAGCTGAATATACTTCAAAACAATAATGGGATAACTGGGTTTGAATATAAAGGTGTTGCAAAGATTGAGCCTATTAAAAAGTCTAAAGATGAACTTGCAGAACACATCTTAAAGTTAGTAAAAGGTTTTCCTGCTCCTGGATTAACTAGAAAAGATTTAATTCAGGCTTTGCAAAAGAATGGGAAGCCCAGCGAATCTACCATTGACCGTAGAGTTAATGATTTAGAGGTTGAAGGTTTGATTAAAAAGGATGACGAGGGTAATGTAATGTTTAGGCAAAATACGAGTTAA
- a CDS encoding helix-turn-helix transcriptional regulator, with translation MAKWYKKLKKARESMGLSLQGAVNLLYESHKIKMHRVNLYKLEEGETEIPVSKFRALCEIYDISADWVLDLKSY, from the coding sequence TTGGCCAAGTGGTATAAAAAACTCAAAAAAGCAAGGGAATCAATGGGTTTGTCACTTCAAGGAGCAGTAAATCTACTCTATGAATCACACAAAATTAAAATGCATAGAGTAAATCTTTATAAGTTGGAAGAAGGAGAGACTGAAATACCAGTGTCAAAATTTAGAGCTTTGTGTGAAATTTATGATATTAGTGCTGATTGGGTTTTAGATTTAAAAAGTTATTAA
- a CDS encoding DUF262 domain-containing protein, whose amino-acid sequence MNIANEIAAKRTKVTVEKFTYDLSWITSKIESKQLTIAPSYQRTFEWTITQQSRFIESLALNLPVPPVYFAENADGAWELLDGLQRISTYLHFIGKTKYLTDIDRDKLNEESPEEDFELNEDDESNEEPTETENTVDTNNNVEYLELKGCDIVEGLNGKTYHSIDGKIQRRIENKPLDVYVFSYSKDDVWMRYHMFTRINAGGTKLSNQQLRNASIRLIDSKFIDFISNDLSKNKQFLNTIKLIKNPSTVKKNKGMFLEELVLRFFAFKNNRDLYQKDIAPFLTTYLEQCSAKIIKFNYEMEKKCFIDTFKFLAETCNKDSFKVNRTVNLNLYETVVLVIVSRIDRPNLISGITTEIINGFTKSRFFQKSAYVGGGKNTKDLLQVRLEGFSSYLDSARTG is encoded by the coding sequence ATGAATATTGCCAATGAAATAGCAGCCAAAAGAACTAAAGTAACTGTTGAAAAATTTACTTATGATTTATCATGGATAACTTCAAAGATTGAAAGTAAGCAACTGACAATTGCACCTTCGTATCAAAGAACCTTTGAATGGACTATTACTCAACAATCTAGATTTATTGAATCTCTTGCTCTTAATTTACCAGTTCCACCTGTTTATTTTGCGGAGAATGCAGATGGAGCATGGGAGCTATTAGACGGCTTACAAAGAATTAGTACTTACTTACACTTTATAGGAAAAACTAAATATTTGACTGATATTGACAGAGATAAATTAAATGAAGAAAGTCCTGAAGAAGATTTTGAACTTAATGAAGACGATGAATCAAACGAGGAGCCTACTGAAACAGAAAACACGGTAGACACTAATAATAATGTTGAGTACCTTGAATTAAAAGGTTGTGATATTGTAGAAGGACTAAATGGGAAGACCTACCATTCTATTGATGGAAAGATTCAACGTCGAATAGAAAATAAACCTTTAGATGTATATGTGTTTTCATATTCAAAAGATGATGTTTGGATGAGATATCACATGTTTACAAGGATTAATGCGGGTGGGACTAAACTATCTAATCAGCAGCTAAGAAATGCTTCTATACGTTTAATTGATAGTAAGTTTATTGACTTTATTAGTAATGATTTATCAAAAAACAAGCAGTTTTTAAATACTATTAAGTTAATAAAAAATCCTTCTACAGTTAAAAAAAATAAAGGCATGTTTTTAGAGGAACTTGTTTTACGATTTTTTGCATTTAAAAATAATCGGGACTTATATCAAAAAGATATAGCTCCTTTTTTGACAACTTATTTAGAACAGTGCAGCGCTAAAATTATAAAGTTTAATTATGAAATGGAAAAAAAGTGTTTCATAGATACTTTTAAGTTTCTCGCAGAGACTTGTAATAAAGATTCATTTAAAGTTAATCGTACAGTCAATCTAAATTTATATGAAACTGTTGTTTTGGTAATAGTCTCTCGAATAGACAGGCCTAATTTAATATCTGGTATAACAACTGAAATAATTAATGGTTTTACAAAATCTAGATTTTTTCAAAAGTCTGCTTATGTTGGTGGTGGGAAAAACACCAAAGATCTTTTACAAGTAAGGCTAGAAGGGTTTTCTAGTTATTTAGACTCAGCACGCACTGGTTAA
- a CDS encoding tyrosine-type recombinase/integrase: MTLNEVAGDLRLSRRSILRLAKAKDLPTITKPFPGGFTYLIPLNSYLEWKKTRQLKKKEENSLSNKTFVKEQISEWLDWLKTGKLIGKPLSEHTIRLYIYCFGIYWNNLVIKRGNRNSLISVANLRQVLGSIDPKSFSIKDNLYKAIRSFIKYLIINGLVDKKFLEELKELKPKRFYPAKKVHCSQDEFERLLIEASRWHSGQTPYDVILNSTTIATIGLAGLRASELCNLKVQDVDLVNRKLFVYLGKGKKNRFVGISNRLYDYLANYLKLRPKTNLENFFVTTIRSTRGELVPFNTATLLRKVKRLSKRIGIEVNVHGLRRTFATIAANSGKPINIISLALGHADLKTTQGYLMTTQDEVIKEMQGW, from the coding sequence TTGACACTTAATGAGGTAGCAGGGGATTTAAGGCTATCTAGACGCTCCATTTTAAGATTAGCAAAGGCTAAAGACCTACCTACAATCACAAAACCTTTTCCAGGTGGTTTTACATACCTTATACCTTTAAATAGTTATTTGGAATGGAAAAAGACTAGACAACTAAAAAAGAAGGAAGAAAACTCTCTATCAAACAAGACTTTTGTAAAAGAGCAAATAAGTGAATGGTTAGACTGGCTAAAAACAGGAAAACTCATTGGGAAACCACTTAGTGAACATACCATAAGACTTTATATTTATTGCTTCGGTATATATTGGAATAATTTAGTTATTAAAAGAGGAAATAGAAATTCTTTAATTTCTGTAGCAAACTTAAGGCAAGTTCTTGGAAGCATAGACCCTAAGAGCTTTAGCATAAAAGATAATCTATACAAAGCAATAAGGTCTTTTATTAAATATCTAATTATAAATGGCTTGGTGGATAAAAAATTCTTAGAAGAATTAAAAGAACTAAAACCCAAAAGGTTTTACCCTGCTAAAAAAGTTCATTGCAGTCAAGATGAATTTGAAAGGCTTTTAATAGAAGCATCAAGATGGCATAGTGGACAAACACCTTATGATGTAATCCTGAACAGTACAACAATTGCAACGATAGGTTTAGCTGGTTTAAGGGCAAGTGAGCTTTGCAATCTCAAAGTTCAAGATGTTGATTTAGTAAATAGAAAGCTCTTTGTCTATCTAGGCAAAGGTAAGAAAAATAGATTTGTAGGTATCAGTAACAGGCTTTATGATTATCTTGCCAATTATTTAAAATTAAGGCCAAAAACAAATCTAGAAAATTTCTTTGTAACTACTATAAGGTCAACTAGGGGTGAGCTTGTACCATTTAACACAGCCACCCTACTTAGAAAAGTAAAAAGGCTTTCAAAAAGAATAGGCATCGAAGTAAATGTTCATGGACTTAGAAGAACATTTGCAACAATAGCTGCTAATTCTGGTAAGCCAATTAATATTATTTCACTTGCTTTAGGACATGCTGATTTGAAAACAACACAAGGCTATCTTATGACTACACAGGATGAAGTTATTAAAGAGATGCAGGGGTGGTAA
- a CDS encoding ATP-binding protein has product MIKRDVTSFLDYTAGKYPVITITGPRQSGKTTLAKEFFKDYEYVNLESLRERTFAQNDPEKFLSRYPDGVIIDEVQHVPELTSYIQVIVDERKKDAMFVLTGSRNFSLIKSVSQSLSGRTSIIELLPLSYKELLKSKYIKSFLQKKKNVQIKMKNEKFQIDKLMYSGLFPRIYDKDINPTVYYGDYTKTYIERDLREIKEIKNVNSFRKFLSLCAARSGQILNLSNIASDVGVSSVTLREWVSILEASYIIFLIKPFYGNINKQLVKSPKLYFTDTGLICYLLGIDSPQLLQDHPLRGNIFENLIVSEVLKFRLNQGRGVNIDFFKDKYKEIDLLYKQSNKFVACEIKSSETINEEFFIGLDYIEKLFPKQLKSRVIIYGGTESYEMNKTRIVNLQNLTDYLEEI; this is encoded by the coding sequence ATGATAAAACGTGATGTAACATCATTTCTAGATTATACAGCAGGGAAATACCCAGTAATTACCATAACTGGCCCAAGGCAATCAGGAAAAACTACTTTAGCAAAAGAGTTCTTTAAAGACTATGAATATGTAAACCTCGAAAGTTTGAGAGAAAGAACTTTTGCTCAAAATGACCCTGAAAAATTTTTATCAAGATATCCTGATGGTGTAATTATAGATGAAGTTCAACATGTACCTGAGCTTACTTCTTATATACAGGTCATTGTTGATGAAAGAAAAAAAGATGCAATGTTTGTTTTAACAGGAAGTAGGAATTTTTCTCTAATAAAATCTGTAAGTCAATCCCTTTCTGGAAGAACTTCCATCATTGAACTCTTACCTTTAAGTTACAAAGAACTATTAAAATCAAAATATATAAAATCTTTTCTCCAAAAGAAAAAAAACGTACAAATTAAAATGAAGAATGAAAAGTTTCAGATCGATAAATTAATGTACTCTGGGCTATTCCCTAGAATCTATGATAAAGATATCAATCCTACTGTTTATTATGGAGATTACACTAAAACATATATTGAAAGAGATTTAAGAGAAATTAAAGAAATTAAAAATGTAAATAGCTTTAGAAAATTTTTATCTCTTTGTGCTGCAAGAAGTGGACAAATTTTAAATCTTAGTAATATTGCTAGTGATGTTGGTGTATCTTCTGTTACTTTAAGAGAATGGGTGTCAATTCTTGAAGCAAGTTATATAATTTTCCTTATTAAGCCTTTTTATGGAAATATTAATAAGCAGCTAGTTAAATCTCCAAAACTATATTTTACAGATACAGGGCTGATTTGTTATTTGCTTGGAATTGACAGCCCTCAACTTTTACAAGATCATCCTCTTAGAGGAAACATCTTTGAAAACTTAATAGTATCTGAAGTCTTAAAGTTCAGATTAAATCAGGGGAGAGGAGTAAACATAGATTTCTTTAAAGACAAGTACAAAGAGATTGATTTACTTTACAAGCAGTCTAATAAATTTGTTGCATGTGAAATTAAATCTTCTGAAACTATAAATGAAGAATTCTTTATTGGTTTAGACTATATTGAAAAACTTTTTCCAAAACAATTAAAATCAAGAGTCATTATTTATGGTGGTACTGAATCATACGAAATGAACAAAACAAGAATTGTAAATCTTCAAAATCTAACTGACTATTTAGAAGAAATATAA
- the ligA gene encoding NAD-dependent DNA ligase LigA, translating into MSTKEIKQKTEELRKKLHQWNHAYYVLDNPEVDDAVYDAAMRELIEIEKKYPELISLDSPSQRVGTEPVSEFKKVTHKTPLYSLDNAINFDELKDWEERIFRILGGPQKIDYVCEMKIDGLAVALTYEDGILTLGATRGDGDVGEDITNNIKTIKSIPIVLNKPFKGLLEVRGEVFMPIKSFEKLNKEQKEKEEKIFANPRNAASGSVRQYDSRVTASRDLDMFVYGSVWQTKTHWNNLQRLKELGFKINKTSRLCHGLKEVEEFCNSWYEKKHELPYAIDGIVIKVNDFLLHDELGYTAKSPRWAIAYKYPPEESKTKVLSIVCDIGRTGVLTPVANLEPVLLAGSLVKRASLHNQDIIDKLDVREEDIVTVRKAGEIIPEVVSVDQEKRKHKNPPYKLPTKCPICNSKVEKEEEESAFRCINFTCSAQVQRRIEHWCSRDAMDIDGVGESIIEQLLKNKLIIDPADLYFLRQEQIENLERIAEKSASNVINSIQKSKNRTLDRLIYALGIRHVGKTIAELLTTRLYSLEELSKATFEELSNIDGIGPKIAISIIEYFKLDSTKNLINKIKKANIETHAKKTKIKDSKLAGKTLVITGTLESMTRNKAEELIKNLGGRAISSISKSTDYLVLGQDPGSKLKKAKELNIPVLTEQEFIKLVE; encoded by the coding sequence ATGTCAACTAAAGAAATAAAACAAAAAACCGAAGAGCTTCGAAAAAAACTTCACCAATGGAATCATGCATATTATGTTCTGGATAATCCAGAAGTAGATGATGCTGTTTATGATGCAGCAATGCGGGAGTTAATTGAGATTGAAAAAAAATATCCTGAGCTGATTTCCCTAGATAGTCCAAGCCAAAGAGTAGGTACTGAACCTGTTTCTGAGTTTAAAAAAGTTACTCATAAGACTCCTCTTTATAGCTTAGACAATGCTATTAACTTTGATGAGTTAAAAGATTGGGAAGAAAGAATTTTTAGAATTCTTGGTGGTCCACAAAAAATAGATTATGTTTGTGAAATGAAAATAGATGGGCTAGCAGTTGCACTTACATATGAAGATGGCATTTTAACACTTGGTGCAACAAGAGGAGATGGTGATGTTGGTGAAGATATTACAAACAATATTAAAACAATAAAATCAATTCCTATTGTTTTAAATAAACCATTTAAAGGACTTCTTGAAGTACGTGGTGAAGTCTTTATGCCAATTAAAAGTTTTGAAAAATTAAATAAAGAGCAAAAAGAAAAAGAAGAAAAAATCTTTGCAAATCCAAGAAATGCTGCTAGTGGTTCAGTAAGACAATATGACTCTAGAGTTACAGCTAGTAGGGATTTAGATATGTTTGTTTATGGAAGTGTTTGGCAAACTAAAACTCATTGGAATAATTTACAAAGATTAAAAGAATTAGGATTTAAAATAAATAAAACATCAAGGCTTTGCCATGGCTTAAAAGAAGTAGAAGAATTCTGTAACTCCTGGTATGAAAAAAAACATGAGCTTCCTTATGCTATTGATGGCATAGTAATAAAAGTAAATGATTTTTTATTACATGATGAACTTGGTTATACTGCTAAAAGCCCTAGATGGGCAATTGCATATAAATATCCACCTGAAGAATCAAAAACAAAAGTTTTATCTATTGTTTGTGATATAGGAAGAACCGGGGTACTGACACCAGTAGCAAATCTTGAACCTGTTTTATTAGCTGGCTCTCTTGTAAAGAGAGCCAGTCTCCACAATCAAGACATTATCGACAAGCTTGATGTCAGAGAAGAAGATATCGTCACTGTTAGAAAAGCAGGTGAAATTATACCTGAAGTTGTTTCAGTAGATCAAGAAAAAAGAAAACACAAAAATCCTCCTTATAAACTTCCTACAAAGTGCCCCATCTGTAACTCAAAAGTAGAAAAAGAAGAAGAAGAATCAGCGTTTAGGTGTATAAATTTTACTTGTAGTGCACAAGTTCAAAGACGTATTGAACATTGGTGTTCACGAGATGCAATGGATATTGATGGTGTTGGTGAATCAATTATTGAACAATTATTAAAAAACAAATTAATAATAGATCCTGCTGATTTATATTTCTTAAGACAAGAGCAAATTGAAAATCTAGAAAGAATAGCAGAAAAATCAGCAAGCAATGTAATTAACTCAATTCAAAAAAGTAAAAACAGAACTTTAGATCGTTTAATTTATGCACTTGGGATTAGGCATGTAGGAAAAACAATTGCTGAGTTACTTACAACAAGACTTTATTCTTTAGAAGAACTTTCTAAAGCTACATTTGAAGAGCTCTCAAATATTGATGGTATTGGTCCAAAAATTGCTATATCAATTATTGAATATTTTAAACTTGACTCTACAAAGAACCTAATCAATAAAATTAAAAAAGCAAACATTGAAACACATGCTAAAAAAACTAAAATAAAAGACAGTAAACTAGCTGGAAAGACTTTAGTAATAACAGGCACATTAGAAAGCATGACAAGAAACAAAGCTGAAGAATTAATTAAGAATCTTGGAGGAAGAGCAATTTCTAGCATAAGTAAGAGTACTGACTATTTGGTTTTAGGGCAAGATCCAGGATCAAAACTAAAAAAAGCTAAAGAATTAAATATTCCAGTCTTAACTGAGCAAGAATTTATAAAATTGGTAGAATAA
- a CDS encoding 3-deoxy-7-phosphoheptulonate synthase — MNNKSSDGKIQVGDITINPGKNFYIAGPCAIESESQIFTIAEHVVKSGATLFRGGAYKPRTSPDSFQGLGTLGLELLFSAGNKFNVPVVTEVIDASQISTITSASKGHPFIFQIGSRNAQNYFLLKEVGKTGIPVLLKRGKGSTVDEMVLAAEYAKAGGSPVLMCERGITTFSSASGTGRFTADHIAILKFQEAGFITIFDPSHPAGKKEYVTPLALSGIALGANGLIIEVHNNPKAALCDKQQALELDDFKKLMEKVKNIEMALRNGKLYA; from the coding sequence ATGAATAACAAAAGTAGTGATGGAAAAATTCAAGTTGGTGATATAACCATAAACCCAGGTAAGAATTTTTACATAGCTGGGCCATGTGCAATTGAATCAGAGAGCCAAATATTTACTATTGCAGAGCACGTTGTAAAAAGTGGTGCTACCTTGTTTAGAGGTGGTGCTTATAAACCAAGAACTTCTCCTGATTCATTTCAAGGCTTAGGTACTTTAGGCTTAGAATTATTATTTAGTGCAGGAAATAAATTTAATGTACCTGTTGTTACTGAGGTTATAGATGCAAGCCAGATAAGTACCATTACTTCTGCTTCAAAAGGGCATCCTTTTATTTTTCAAATTGGTTCAAGAAATGCCCAAAACTATTTTCTTCTTAAAGAAGTAGGTAAAACTGGTATTCCTGTACTTTTAAAAAGAGGCAAAGGATCTACTGTAGACGAAATGGTTTTAGCGGCAGAATATGCAAAGGCTGGCGGCAGTCCAGTACTAATGTGTGAAAGAGGCATTACCACTTTTAGCTCTGCTTCTGGCACTGGTAGGTTTACTGCTGATCATATAGCAATTTTAAAATTTCAAGAAGCAGGTTTTATTACAATTTTTGATCCAAGCCATCCAGCAGGGAAGAAAGAATATGTAACTCCTCTTGCACTATCTGGAATTGCACTTGGTGCAAATGGATTAATTATTGAAGTTCACAACAATCCAAAAGCTGCACTTTGTGATAAACAGCAAGCATTAGAGTTAGATGACTTTAAAAAATTAATGGAAAAAGTAAAAAATATTGAAATGGCTTTAAGAAATGGTAAACTATATGCCTAA
- a CDS encoding M28 family peptidase, with product MFVSRLASKLFSTSVQRPITNISTPMKENLFNHVSYLSSLQRHVNNINGLNQAGDYIRSQWNNMGLKVTEQKFEGPSGDSNEYKNLIVSFGPQNAPRIILGAHYDSEAESLTPGADDNASGIAGIIEISRLLKEKNPRLTKRIDVVAYTTEERPHCALDNGELVKHVPYMGSYVHAKSLKKENVPVVGAIILEMIGYFSDLENSQEYPSKLLKLFYPVTGDFIGVVGNLNSFDFIQKVKSSLKKHSSIDVRSISIPRIIIPDISRSDHDSYYAHGYKALMVTDTADFRNPNYHKSTDTPDTLSYEKMAEIVKGVYGTLISL from the coding sequence ATGTTTGTATCTAGATTGGCTTCTAAGCTTTTTTCTACGTCTGTGCAAAGACCAATAACTAACATTTCAACCCCTATGAAAGAAAATCTTTTTAACCATGTAAGTTACTTATCAAGCTTACAAAGACATGTAAACAATATAAATGGTTTAAATCAAGCTGGAGATTATATCCGCAGTCAATGGAATAATATGGGTTTGAAAGTTACTGAACAAAAATTTGAGGGTCCATCAGGAGACTCAAATGAATATAAAAACTTAATAGTTTCTTTTGGACCACAAAATGCACCAAGGATAATTCTTGGTGCACACTATGACTCTGAAGCAGAAAGTTTAACTCCTGGTGCAGATGATAATGCAAGCGGAATTGCTGGGATCATTGAAATTAGCAGATTATTAAAAGAAAAAAATCCAAGACTAACAAAAAGAATTGATGTTGTTGCATACACTACTGAAGAAAGACCACATTGTGCACTTGACAATGGTGAGCTAGTAAAACATGTGCCTTACATGGGAAGTTATGTCCATGCAAAATCATTAAAAAAAGAAAATGTACCTGTAGTTGGTGCAATTATTCTTGAAATGATTGGATATTTCTCTGACTTGGAAAATTCCCAGGAATATCCTTCCAAATTACTTAAACTCTTTTATCCAGTTACTGGAGACTTTATTGGTGTAGTTGGAAATTTAAATAGTTTTGATTTTATACAAAAAGTAAAAAGTAGTTTAAAAAAACATAGCTCGATTGATGTTAGATCAATTAGCATTCCCAGAATTATAATTCCGGATATTAGCCGTTCTGATCATGACAGTTATTATGCTCATGGATACAAAGCTCTAATGGTTACTGATACAGCTGATTTTAGGAATCCAAATTATCATAAAAGTACAGATACACCAGATACTTTAAGCTATGAGAAGATGGCAGAAATAGTAAAAGGTGTTTATGGGACTTTAATAAGTTTGTAA
- a CDS encoding RluA family pseudouridine synthase: MVSDKFSGERLDKFVLNQVGADLVSAISRTFIKRLINENQILINKKTTKSGYKIKKGDIISVSLPDLKEIQVEPENIKLDVVFEDKDLIVINKPQGMVTHPASGIYKGTLVNALLYHCKNSLSGINGVLRPGIVHRLDKDTSGLIIACKNDKSHKEIAKQIQERKLKRSYLAIVHGKLEYDHGTINKPIGRDRIHRHKMAVVAGGRKAITHYKKVETFGQTSLLECTLETGRTHQIRVHMKSIGHPIVGDKIYGKKNDPANLMMLHAYKLVFLHPRTKKEIKLELTIPVRFIEFLLNQKQ, encoded by the coding sequence ATTGTTTCAGATAAATTTTCTGGGGAAAGGTTGGACAAATTTGTTTTGAATCAGGTAGGAGCAGATCTTGTGTCTGCTATTTCTCGTACATTTATAAAGAGATTAATCAATGAAAATCAAATTCTTATAAATAAAAAAACCACAAAGTCCGGCTATAAAATAAAGAAAGGTGACATAATTTCTGTTTCTCTTCCTGATTTAAAAGAGATTCAAGTTGAACCTGAAAATATTAAATTAGATGTTGTATTTGAAGATAAGGATTTAATTGTAATTAATAAACCACAAGGGATGGTAACTCATCCAGCTAGTGGGATTTACAAAGGAACACTTGTTAATGCACTTCTCTATCATTGCAAAAATTCTCTCTCAGGAATTAATGGTGTTTTAAGGCCTGGTATTGTTCATAGACTAGACAAAGATACATCTGGTTTAATCATTGCTTGTAAAAATGATAAATCACATAAAGAAATTGCAAAACAAATTCAAGAAAGAAAATTAAAGCGAAGTTATTTAGCCATTGTTCATGGGAAACTTGAATATGATCATGGAACAATTAATAAACCAATTGGACGAGATAGAATTCACAGACATAAAATGGCTGTTGTTGCGGGTGGAAGAAAAGCAATCACGCATTATAAGAAAGTAGAGACGTTTGGCCAAACGTCTCTACTGGAATGCACATTAGAAACTGGTCGTACACATCAAATACGTGTTCATATGAAAAGCATTGGACACCCAATTGTAGGTGATAAAATCTATGGTAAGAAAAATGATCCTGCTAATTTAATGATGCTTCATGCATATAAGCTAGTGTTTTTACATCCAAGAACTAAAAAAGAGATTAAGTTAGAGTTAACTATTCCAGTAAGATTTATTGAGTTTCTTCTAAATCAAAAGCAGTAG